In Candidatus Dependentiae bacterium, a single genomic region encodes these proteins:
- a CDS encoding CPBP family intramembrane glutamic endopeptidase — protein MKKPLFLLAIMFVYTNAYSASGENTLEKNWMQKAGTFCAKHPIDIALGAFALAAGSYALASPSSAVEKLEKLSNYRLILNASAFAGGCYSLGFITNAMLGQEHRLPSVSETIKKDLLGSQQAIGKTHQKPSVLTSLGHAGRFALYNMALHAGLTGLTPALFHEQNESASKQICLRISPIKFILLAPLIEEIIFTYVPHIICRNTINKKYAQFVMPFVFGLGHIQYNYIGMLSCACTNFLNHRSLIAHPEHAATPYLNHAINNALAL, from the coding sequence ATGAAAAAACCATTGTTTTTATTAGCTATAATGTTCGTCTATACTAATGCATATTCTGCTTCAGGTGAAAATACATTAGAGAAAAACTGGATGCAAAAGGCAGGAACCTTTTGCGCCAAACATCCAATAGATATCGCCCTTGGCGCTTTTGCATTAGCAGCAGGCTCTTACGCGCTTGCATCACCATCCTCTGCTGTTGAAAAATTAGAAAAACTTTCCAACTATAGACTAATTCTCAACGCCTCAGCCTTTGCCGGAGGCTGCTATTCACTCGGCTTTATCACGAATGCAATGTTAGGACAGGAGCATCGACTACCATCTGTTAGCGAAACTATAAAAAAAGATCTGCTTGGTTCTCAACAAGCTATAGGAAAAACTCACCAAAAGCCAAGTGTTCTTACCAGCCTTGGCCATGCCGGTCGGTTTGCTTTATACAATATGGCTTTGCATGCAGGATTAACAGGATTAACACCTGCTCTCTTTCATGAGCAAAATGAATCAGCGAGTAAACAGATCTGCCTAAGAATATCGCCAATAAAGTTCATATTGCTGGCCCCTTTGATAGAGGAAATAATATTTACCTATGTACCACACATAATTTGCAGGAACACTATAAACAAAAAATATGCTCAATTTGTTATGCCATTTGTTTTTGGCTTAGGGCATATCCAATATAACTATATAGGCATGCTGAGCTGCGCTTGCACAAATTTTTTAAATCATCGAAGCTTAATTGCACATCCTGAACATGCTGCAACGCCTTATCTGAACCATGCTATAAACAACGCTCTGGCATTGTGA
- the secD gene encoding protein translocase subunit SecD, whose amino-acid sequence MNTTAQKIFGSTLFFWVALAGFCLYYLHPLRESLRFGIDLVGGTYITLEVQAEKAIEARLLELMQTLKKQTAAANYPVQVSTEIAPVIVTEQEGGKVSSYKLIFSYESPMVAQQIATFIQEQYRRDLVVKTEAASVIIRYNPAEELRVKRDAVERNIEVIRTRIDKLGVSETPISQQGERNIIVELPDISDPQKAKAMIGKAAVLEFKLVEANGRTEEDILYELDGEIPSDMEIVPGRMVQGEVTGYYLVPRYSELTGRLLADAKGSLDERQWIVSFRWNPEGGNKFYELTSRNHGKNLAIVLDGVVITAPRISSSIRNEGRITGNFDANEAKELALLLKSGSFVAPLTFEEERQVGPSLGQESINRGLMSCLVGLGLVFIFGVFYYKVSGVFAFLALVYNLILILFGLARFGATLTLPGIAGMVLTIGMAIDASILIYERIKEELAKGMPIKTAVQQGFSNAQWVILDGNITTFIVGIVLYKFGTGPIQGFAVTMMIGIISTLITGLFFLRSIFTFILSNFKLQKLSI is encoded by the coding sequence ATGAATACCACAGCGCAAAAAATTTTTGGATCAACGCTTTTTTTCTGGGTGGCGTTAGCAGGTTTTTGTTTATATTATTTGCATCCTTTGCGTGAAAGTTTACGCTTTGGGATTGATCTTGTAGGTGGTACTTATATTACTTTAGAAGTTCAAGCAGAAAAAGCTATAGAAGCGCGATTGCTAGAATTGATGCAAACATTAAAAAAACAGACTGCAGCTGCAAATTATCCGGTACAAGTTTCAACCGAAATTGCGCCGGTTATAGTAACTGAGCAAGAGGGTGGAAAAGTAAGTTCATACAAACTTATTTTTTCTTATGAGTCTCCAATGGTTGCGCAACAGATTGCTACCTTTATTCAAGAACAATATCGTCGCGATTTAGTAGTGAAAACTGAAGCTGCTAGTGTTATTATTCGTTATAATCCAGCAGAAGAATTGCGTGTTAAGCGTGATGCTGTTGAGCGTAATATTGAAGTGATCAGAACACGTATTGATAAATTAGGTGTATCTGAAACGCCGATTTCACAACAAGGTGAGCGTAATATTATTGTAGAACTTCCAGATATTTCCGATCCACAAAAAGCTAAAGCTATGATTGGTAAAGCTGCAGTATTGGAATTTAAATTAGTAGAAGCCAACGGACGAACAGAAGAAGATATTTTATATGAACTTGATGGTGAAATTCCATCTGATATGGAAATTGTACCTGGCCGTATGGTACAAGGTGAAGTTACCGGTTATTATTTAGTTCCACGTTATTCTGAATTGACTGGAAGATTGCTTGCGGATGCAAAAGGTTCATTAGACGAGCGTCAATGGATAGTTTCTTTCCGTTGGAATCCTGAAGGCGGAAATAAATTTTATGAATTAACCAGCAGAAATCATGGAAAAAATTTAGCAATTGTTCTTGATGGCGTTGTAATCACAGCTCCACGTATTAGCAGCAGTATTAGAAACGAGGGTAGAATTACCGGTAACTTTGATGCTAACGAAGCCAAAGAGCTTGCGCTGCTATTAAAATCAGGTTCATTTGTAGCTCCATTAACTTTTGAAGAAGAACGTCAAGTTGGTCCATCATTAGGACAAGAATCAATTAATCGTGGCTTGATGTCATGTCTAGTTGGTTTAGGGTTGGTATTTATTTTCGGTGTTTTTTATTACAAAGTTTCCGGTGTCTTTGCATTCTTGGCATTGGTGTATAATCTGATTCTTATTCTGTTTGGTTTGGCACGTTTTGGTGCTACCTTAACATTACCTGGCATTGCGGGTATGGTGTTGACTATCGGTATGGCAATTGATGCATCAATTTTGATCTACGAAAGAATAAAAGAAGAGCTTGCAAAAGGTATGCCAATAAAAACTGCAGTTCAACAAGGATTTTCAAATGCACAGTGGGTTATTTTAGATGGTAACATTACTACCTTTATTGTTGGTATAGTATTGTATAAATTTGGTACAGGTCCAATCCAAGGATTTGCAGTTACTATGATGATCGGTATTATTTCAACATTGATTACCGGCTTGTTTTTCCTAAGGTCTATATTTACCTTTATTTTAAGTAATTTTAAGCTTCAAAAACTAAGTATTTAG
- the uvrA gene encoding excinuclease ABC subunit UvrA translates to MKTKQSDRNWIKIKGAREHNLKNIDVAIPKDTLTIITGPSGSGKSSLALDILFTEGKRRYMESLSSYARQFLGVAKKPDVDSIEGLCPSIAIEQKTVGHNPRSTVGTITELYDYLRVLYARIGTIHCPNCHAKIHAESPEHITSMILNSFDQQTILLAAPLAHEKKGSFEKELQDLFAKGYYRFIIDGKQYRFKSEEEIQQLKLKKTFKHTIDILLDAIEISKDEQSRVQEAIEKAFNLTKGMCKLIIGDQSYSYSSERMCIDCAESIPELEPRAFSFNSPIGACDDCHGIGFIHEWPWGDNDKDAWKERYPDFFADKYAKEITCTSCMGRRLNKYALAVTIGEQNIYDICNISIKELLAFFKNLTLETTKQEIAGGLIKEITNRVRFLNDVGLSYLSLNRTARTLSGGEGQRIRLATQIGSALSGVLYVLDEPSIGLHQRDNDRLIDTLKALRDQGNTVVVVEHDIDTMKQSDYIIDMGPAAGVLGGNITAVGKPQDIQKNSNSLSGAYLSGKKQIALPDVTRKPTGHLQLTHATKNNLKNIETRFPLGVFCGISGVSGSGKSTLIMQELVPQLKRELNTIKTNKNDTDLIGAEQIENMVVIDQSPIGRTPRSNPVTYLGIFDSIRMLFASLPESKIRGYKVGRFSFNVPSGRCFECNGDGQIKVTMHFLPEVTMLCKTCKGKRYNRETLQITFKEKNIADVLQMTTYEALQFFESHQRIAKRLKLLCDVGLDYLKLGQPSTTLSGGEAQRIKLVNELAKRGNNTLYILDEPTTGLHNHDIAKLLQVLNTLVDKGNSMIVIEHNIDVLKTVDWLIDLGPEGGDEGGFIVAQGTPKQVSESKQSHTARYLKQYFA, encoded by the coding sequence ATGAAAACAAAACAATCAGATCGCAATTGGATCAAAATAAAAGGTGCGCGAGAACATAACCTAAAAAATATAGATGTCGCGATTCCAAAAGATACCCTCACTATCATTACGGGTCCGTCAGGCTCCGGCAAAAGTTCATTAGCATTAGATATTCTTTTCACCGAAGGTAAACGACGGTATATGGAATCACTTTCATCATATGCGCGCCAATTTTTAGGGGTAGCTAAAAAACCTGATGTAGATTCGATTGAAGGATTATGCCCTTCAATTGCAATTGAACAAAAAACAGTCGGACACAATCCACGATCTACCGTTGGAACCATCACAGAACTATATGATTATTTACGTGTGCTTTATGCCCGTATTGGAACCATACATTGCCCAAATTGCCATGCAAAAATTCATGCCGAATCACCTGAACATATCACCTCAATGATTTTAAACTCTTTTGATCAACAAACCATTTTACTTGCAGCTCCATTAGCGCATGAAAAAAAAGGCTCATTTGAAAAAGAGCTACAAGATTTATTTGCAAAAGGGTATTACCGTTTTATCATCGATGGAAAACAGTATCGATTTAAATCAGAAGAAGAAATCCAACAGTTAAAACTAAAAAAAACGTTCAAACACACCATTGATATTCTTCTGGATGCAATTGAAATCAGCAAAGATGAACAATCACGCGTGCAAGAAGCAATTGAAAAAGCATTCAATCTAACCAAAGGTATGTGTAAACTTATTATTGGAGATCAAAGCTATAGCTATTCATCTGAACGCATGTGTATCGATTGCGCTGAATCAATACCTGAACTTGAACCCCGTGCATTCTCTTTCAACTCTCCCATTGGCGCATGTGACGATTGTCATGGTATTGGCTTCATTCATGAATGGCCATGGGGTGACAATGATAAAGATGCATGGAAAGAAAGATACCCTGACTTTTTTGCCGATAAATATGCAAAAGAAATTACTTGCACAAGCTGTATGGGAAGACGACTCAACAAGTATGCGCTTGCAGTCACGATTGGAGAACAAAACATTTATGACATCTGCAATATTTCAATAAAAGAACTTTTAGCATTCTTTAAAAACTTAACACTTGAAACAACAAAACAAGAAATTGCCGGTGGACTAATCAAAGAGATTACCAATCGAGTAAGATTCTTGAATGATGTGGGTCTTTCTTATTTATCACTCAATCGTACCGCACGCACTTTATCCGGCGGTGAAGGTCAACGCATTCGTTTGGCAACACAAATTGGATCTGCATTAAGTGGTGTACTGTATGTCCTTGATGAACCAAGTATTGGACTGCATCAACGCGACAACGATCGTTTAATTGACACACTCAAAGCATTACGCGATCAAGGAAACACTGTTGTGGTGGTTGAGCATGACATTGACACCATGAAACAATCTGATTACATCATCGATATGGGCCCTGCAGCCGGCGTACTCGGTGGAAACATTACCGCAGTCGGTAAACCGCAAGATATTCAAAAAAATAGCAATTCATTAAGTGGCGCATATTTAAGCGGCAAAAAACAGATCGCATTACCTGATGTCACTCGCAAACCAACTGGACACCTACAGCTTACACATGCAACAAAAAACAATTTAAAAAATATCGAAACAAGATTCCCTCTTGGTGTTTTTTGTGGCATCTCAGGCGTTTCAGGATCAGGAAAAAGTACACTGATTATGCAAGAGTTGGTGCCACAATTAAAACGTGAACTCAATACAATAAAAACAAATAAAAATGATACCGATCTTATTGGTGCAGAACAAATTGAAAACATGGTGGTCATTGATCAAAGCCCAATCGGCAGAACACCTCGATCTAATCCCGTAACCTATTTAGGTATTTTTGATAGCATTCGCATGTTGTTTGCATCATTACCTGAAAGTAAAATTCGTGGTTATAAAGTTGGACGCTTTAGTTTTAATGTGCCATCGGGTAGATGTTTTGAATGCAATGGTGATGGCCAAATCAAAGTTACCATGCATTTTTTGCCTGAAGTAACCATGCTATGCAAAACATGTAAAGGTAAACGGTACAACCGTGAAACATTACAAATTACCTTCAAAGAAAAAAACATTGCAGATGTTTTACAAATGACTACATATGAAGCATTGCAATTCTTTGAATCTCATCAACGCATCGCTAAACGCCTTAAATTATTATGTGATGTTGGACTTGATTATCTCAAACTTGGTCAACCTTCAACCACCTTATCCGGCGGTGAAGCACAACGCATTAAACTGGTCAATGAACTAGCAAAACGTGGTAACAATACATTATATATTCTTGATGAGCCCACTACCGGTTTACACAATCATGACATAGCAAAACTACTACAAGTGCTCAATACATTAGTTGACAAAGGCAACTCTATGATCGTTATCGAACATAATATTGATGTATTAAAAACAGTTGATTGGTTAATTGACCTTGGCCCTGAAGGCGGGGATGAAGGCGGTTTTATTGTTGCACAAGGCACACCGAAACAAGTAAGTGAAAGCAAACAAAGTCATACAGCACGCTACTTAAAGCAATATTTTGCCTAA